In Fodinicola acaciae, the following proteins share a genomic window:
- a CDS encoding TldD/PmbA family protein, translated as MTAGSHARHEFDVAAAAVQAALDAGARYADARLMHRRTESMSARDGVVEALVQDESTGLGIRALVGSSWGFAAMPDPTDAEARATGTQATAIAAASAQVPGSAVNLLGLAPVVDSWSNAYERDPLTVSLTEKADLLTGVTTTMREHGATIAESSYDIWSTDKWFVSSEGHRIHQRIVECGAGMSATSVGETETQRRSYPSVRGQFGTAGWEQVERLDLPGNAARIADESRALLTAPACPSGETTLILGSEQMALQIHESVGHAVELDRILGWEAAYAGTSWLDLAKLGSLRFGSDLMTITADATLPGALGSFGYDDEGTPATPVDIVRDGVWTGVLAGRDSASVAGLDYAGAVRSDGYGRLPMVRMTNVGLLPGESTLEEMIAATDDGVYMDTNRSWSIDDRRLNFQFGCEIGYEIKNGRRGRMLRNPTYTGISPKFWGSMDMLGGRDEWIFWGTPNCGKGQPSQIGHTGHPAVPARFTGVRVGVTG; from the coding sequence GTGACCGCAGGTTCTCATGCGCGGCACGAGTTCGACGTGGCCGCCGCGGCCGTACAGGCGGCGCTGGACGCCGGTGCGCGCTATGCCGACGCACGGCTGATGCACCGGCGGACGGAGTCGATGTCGGCGCGCGACGGCGTCGTCGAGGCGCTGGTCCAGGACGAGTCGACCGGCCTCGGCATCCGCGCACTGGTCGGCTCGTCCTGGGGTTTCGCCGCGATGCCTGACCCGACCGACGCCGAGGCGCGCGCCACCGGCACACAGGCCACCGCGATCGCGGCGGCCAGCGCGCAGGTGCCGGGCTCGGCGGTCAACCTGCTCGGCCTCGCACCGGTCGTCGACAGTTGGTCCAACGCGTACGAGCGCGACCCGCTGACCGTGTCGCTGACCGAGAAAGCCGACCTGCTGACCGGCGTGACGACCACGATGCGCGAGCACGGCGCGACCATCGCGGAGTCCTCGTACGACATCTGGTCGACCGACAAGTGGTTCGTCTCCAGCGAGGGACACCGGATCCACCAGCGGATCGTCGAGTGCGGCGCCGGCATGAGCGCGACCAGCGTCGGCGAGACCGAGACACAGCGCCGGTCGTATCCGAGCGTACGCGGCCAGTTCGGCACCGCCGGCTGGGAACAGGTGGAGCGGCTCGACCTGCCTGGCAACGCCGCACGGATCGCCGATGAGTCACGCGCGCTGCTCACCGCGCCGGCCTGTCCGTCCGGCGAGACCACGCTGATCCTCGGCTCCGAGCAGATGGCGCTGCAGATCCACGAGTCGGTCGGCCACGCGGTCGAGCTGGACCGGATCCTCGGCTGGGAGGCGGCCTACGCCGGCACCTCCTGGCTCGACCTGGCCAAGCTCGGCAGCCTGCGCTTCGGCTCCGATCTGATGACCATCACCGCCGACGCGACGCTGCCCGGCGCACTCGGCTCCTTCGGCTACGACGACGAGGGCACGCCGGCGACTCCGGTGGACATCGTCCGCGACGGTGTCTGGACCGGCGTACTCGCCGGCCGCGACTCCGCGTCGGTCGCCGGCCTGGACTACGCCGGCGCGGTGCGCTCGGACGGCTATGGCCGGCTGCCGATGGTACGGATGACCAACGTCGGCCTGCTGCCGGGCGAGTCGACGCTGGAGGAGATGATCGCGGCCACCGACGACGGGGTGTACATGGACACCAACCGGTCCTGGTCGATCGACGACCGCCGGCTCAACTTCCAGTTCGGCTGCGAGATCGGTTACGAGATCAAGAACGGCAGGCGCGGCCGGATGCTGCGCAACCCCACCTACACCGGGATTTCGCCGAAGTTCTGGGGATCGATGGACATGCTCGGCGGCCGCGACGAGTGGATCTTCTGGGGCACGCCCAACTGCGGCAAGGGCCAGCCGAGCCAGATCGGCCACACCGGCCATCCGGCTGTGCCGGCGCGGTTCACCGGAGTGCGGGTGGGGGTGACCGGATGA
- a CDS encoding cytochrome P450, giving the protein MTTTEPLPQLPFTPGATVLDVPPAYRQLLADRRITKVRTTLGDVAWIATRYDDVKALFADPRLGRSHPEPEKAAKISASAVLGGASGDYETEQRDHTRMRRLLTPAFSARRMNGLRPRVKGLVSDLLERMAAAGPPANLHESLSFPLPVLVICELLGVPYEDRERFRKWSGEVSNLLDEQLAQAALAEFYGYMVELIGRKRDDLGEDVISDLIRAEDEWQVGVEETAALSVGLLFAGHETTMTRIDMGTTLLLSNPDQAARLRSDASLLPTAVEEILRLSGAGGGGGGIPRYAHADIEIGGITIKAGEAVLLPPGVANHDESAFDDPDTFDITRKGGTPHLAFGHGAHFCIGASLARIELQEVFAQLLTRFPSLRLAVPVEELQLRTNTLTGGLQALPVTW; this is encoded by the coding sequence GTGACTACGACTGAACCGCTTCCGCAGCTTCCGTTCACACCTGGCGCGACCGTACTCGACGTGCCGCCGGCATATCGGCAGTTGCTTGCCGACCGCAGGATCACCAAGGTCCGTACGACGTTGGGCGACGTCGCCTGGATCGCCACGCGCTACGACGACGTCAAGGCGCTGTTCGCCGACCCGCGGCTGGGCCGGTCGCATCCGGAGCCGGAGAAGGCGGCCAAGATCTCCGCGTCGGCGGTGCTCGGCGGCGCGTCCGGCGACTACGAGACCGAGCAGCGCGACCACACCAGGATGCGCCGGCTGCTCACCCCGGCCTTCTCCGCGCGCCGCATGAACGGCCTGCGGCCGCGGGTCAAAGGCCTGGTCAGCGACCTGCTGGAGCGGATGGCCGCGGCCGGCCCGCCGGCCAACCTGCACGAGAGCCTGAGCTTCCCGCTGCCGGTGCTGGTGATCTGCGAGCTGCTCGGCGTGCCGTACGAGGACCGCGAGCGGTTCCGCAAGTGGTCCGGCGAGGTGTCCAACCTGCTCGACGAGCAGCTGGCGCAGGCCGCGCTGGCCGAGTTCTACGGCTACATGGTCGAGCTGATCGGCCGCAAGCGCGACGACCTCGGCGAGGACGTGATCAGCGACCTGATCCGCGCCGAGGACGAGTGGCAGGTCGGTGTCGAGGAGACCGCGGCGCTCAGCGTCGGCCTGCTCTTCGCCGGCCACGAGACGACGATGACCCGCATCGACATGGGTACGACGCTGCTGCTCAGCAACCCCGACCAGGCCGCGCGGCTGCGCTCGGACGCGAGCCTGCTGCCGACCGCGGTCGAGGAGATCCTCCGGCTCAGCGGTGCCGGTGGTGGCGGTGGCGGCATCCCGCGGTACGCGCACGCCGACATCGAGATCGGCGGCATCACGATCAAGGCCGGCGAGGCCGTGCTGCTGCCACCCGGCGTCGCCAACCACGACGAGTCGGCCTTCGACGACCCGGACACCTTCGACATCACCCGCAAAGGTGGTACGCCGCACCTGGCCTTCGGCCACGGCGCGCACTTCTGCATCGGCGCCAGCCTGGCGCGCATCGAGCTGCAGGAGGTCTTCGCCCAGCTGCTGACGCGCTTCCCGTCGCTGCGGCTGGCGGTGCCGGTGGAGGAGCTGCAGCTGCGTACGAACACGCTCACCGGCGGCCTGCAGGCACTGCCGGTCACCTGGTGA
- a CDS encoding 4a-hydroxytetrahydrobiopterin dehydratase has protein sequence MALLSDPELTTALAGLTGWEGDGSAIRRTVEAADFPTAIRIVDAVAEAAEAADHHPDIDIRWRTLHFTLSTHSEGGVTTKDVALAGTINEIAGRHAR, from the coding sequence ATGGCATTGCTCAGTGACCCGGAACTCACCACGGCACTGGCCGGACTCACCGGCTGGGAAGGCGACGGCTCGGCGATCCGGCGGACGGTGGAGGCGGCCGACTTCCCGACCGCCATCCGGATCGTCGACGCCGTCGCGGAGGCGGCCGAGGCGGCCGACCACCACCCCGACATCGACATCCGCTGGCGCACGCTGCACTTCACCCTCTCGACCCACTCCGAGGGCGGCGTCACCACCAAGGACGTGGCCCTCGCCGGCACCATCAACGAGATCGCCGGCCGCCACGCCCGCTAA
- a CDS encoding histone deacetylase has product MLLWYVSYGSNLNSARFGCYLYGGRPDGARRVYPGCRDRTPPARTEPAWLAGAVYFACESPTWTGGIAFLDTSVTTTAAARAYLISAGQFADVVAQEMRREPDGDLDLTEVLDTGRQRLGDGRYETLVQVGAMAGHPMLTFTAPWSMSDVDGRRPAPAYLRMIGRGLVEAHGWDAGRAASYLVALSGVRGAWTAEDIVTLLSR; this is encoded by the coding sequence ATGCTGCTGTGGTACGTGAGCTACGGCTCGAATCTGAATTCCGCGCGTTTCGGCTGCTATCTGTACGGCGGACGGCCGGACGGTGCGCGACGCGTCTATCCGGGCTGCCGCGACCGTACGCCGCCGGCGCGTACCGAGCCGGCGTGGCTGGCCGGTGCGGTGTACTTCGCCTGTGAGTCGCCGACCTGGACCGGCGGCATCGCCTTCCTGGACACGTCGGTGACGACCACCGCCGCGGCTCGCGCGTATCTGATCAGCGCCGGACAGTTCGCCGATGTGGTCGCGCAGGAGATGCGCCGCGAGCCGGACGGCGACCTCGACCTGACCGAGGTGCTGGACACCGGGCGGCAGCGGTTGGGCGACGGCCGCTACGAGACCCTGGTGCAGGTCGGCGCGATGGCCGGTCATCCGATGCTGACGTTCACCGCGCCGTGGTCGATGTCCGATGTGGACGGTCGCAGGCCGGCGCCGGCGTACCTGCGGATGATCGGCCGCGGCCTGGTCGAGGCGCACGGCTGGGACGCCGGGAGGGCCGCCAGCTATCTGGTGGCGCTCAGCGGCGTACGCGGCGCGTGGACCGCCGAGGACATCGTTACCCTGCTGTCGCGCTGA
- a CDS encoding cytochrome P450, whose protein sequence is MTTTQDLPKLPFPPADTVLRIPPRFRQLLADRAITKVRTYAGDVAWMPTRYDDVKALFDDPRLGRAHREPDKAARMNESQVLGRPSGDFDGEERNHTAMRRLLTPAFSARRMNALRPRIGGIITDLLDRMAADGPSADLHRHLSFPLPALVICELLGVPYEDRERFRTWSTDMANMVDGDLAEAASAEFTAYMTALADRKRSEPADDVISDLVAADSLSPQLVARLGVGLLFAGHETTMTRIDMGTVFLLSNPEQAAALREDPALLPGAVEEILRFTSTESNGGVLSRYAREDIELGDVTIAAGDLVLIPAGIANRDAAAFDDPDTFDIRRRSSVPHLSFGHGPHFCIGASLARIELQEVFSVLLTRFPTLRLAVPVEELRLRTATVTGGLAALPITW, encoded by the coding sequence ATGACCACCACACAGGATCTCCCCAAGCTGCCGTTCCCACCGGCCGACACCGTCCTGCGGATCCCGCCGCGCTTTCGCCAGCTGCTCGCCGACCGCGCGATCACCAAGGTGCGCACGTACGCCGGCGACGTCGCCTGGATGCCGACCCGCTACGACGACGTGAAGGCGCTCTTCGACGACCCGCGGCTCGGACGCGCGCACCGCGAGCCGGATAAGGCGGCGCGGATGAACGAGTCGCAGGTGCTCGGCCGGCCGTCCGGCGACTTCGACGGTGAGGAGCGCAACCACACCGCGATGCGCCGGCTGCTCACGCCGGCGTTCTCGGCGCGGCGGATGAACGCGCTGCGGCCGCGGATCGGCGGCATCATCACCGACCTGCTCGACCGGATGGCGGCCGACGGTCCATCGGCCGACCTGCATCGGCATCTGTCCTTTCCGTTGCCGGCGCTGGTGATCTGCGAGCTGCTCGGCGTGCCGTACGAGGACCGCGAGCGCTTCCGCACCTGGTCCACGGACATGGCCAACATGGTCGACGGTGACCTGGCGGAGGCCGCGTCGGCGGAGTTCACCGCCTACATGACGGCGCTGGCCGACCGTAAGCGCTCCGAGCCGGCCGACGACGTGATCAGCGACCTGGTCGCCGCCGACAGCCTGAGCCCCCAGCTCGTCGCGCGGCTCGGTGTCGGACTGCTCTTCGCCGGTCACGAGACGACGATGACGCGGATCGACATGGGCACGGTCTTCCTGCTCAGCAACCCGGAGCAGGCGGCCGCGCTGCGCGAGGATCCGGCCCTGTTGCCCGGCGCGGTCGAGGAGATCCTGCGCTTCACCTCGACCGAGAGCAACGGCGGAGTGCTGTCGCGCTACGCACGCGAGGACATCGAGCTCGGCGACGTGACGATCGCGGCCGGCGACCTCGTCCTCATCCCGGCCGGCATCGCCAACCGCGACGCGGCCGCCTTCGACGACCCGGACACCTTCGACATCCGGCGGCGCTCGAGCGTGCCGCACCTGTCCTTCGGCCACGGCCCGCACTTCTGCATCGGCGCGAGCCTCGCGCGTATCGAGCTGCAGGAGGTCTTCTCGGTGCTGCTGACCCGCTTTCCGACGCTGCGCCTGGCCGTGCCGGTCGAGGAGCTGCGGCTGCGTACGGCCACCGTCACCGGCGGCCTCGCCGCCCTGCCCATCACCTGGTGA
- a CDS encoding TldD/PmbA family protein has product MTTDAVLAERILAEVRAIAPGAEADVSVTTTTQALTRFANSVIHQNVSETGTELSLRVHVNGRTASASQTVSGDDAPVSALAERAVAACQVLPPDPGWPGLTSSGKLEHSGNFDEETGYAAPAVRADMVRAFIDGADGLPAAGYCQTSAVARTYLNTAGHEVSAAFSESTVDGIARAPREDGSFADGVAKLTAVRLTDIDPAALGATAAAKAHASVRPVSLPPGHYPVVIEPSAGAQLLQYIGFFGFNGRAVTDGRSFVRVGEEQFDPSLTLLDDPVSEEAVGLPFDADGTVKRRMTLVDAGVTAAAVHSRRTAAEAGTDSTGHALIGGDRFGAAPMHLRVPAGPAGTVDDLVFEVADGLLVSDFWYVRILDPRTLVCTGLTRNGVWRIQDGQVTDAVSNLRFTQSYADALAPGNLLGIGSQPVGINPSGGINRIEVPPMRLASWNFTGDSSG; this is encoded by the coding sequence ATGACCACCGACGCGGTGCTGGCCGAGCGGATCCTGGCCGAGGTGCGGGCGATCGCGCCGGGCGCCGAGGCCGACGTCTCGGTCACCACGACGACCCAGGCGCTGACGCGGTTCGCCAACTCGGTCATCCACCAGAACGTCTCCGAGACCGGCACCGAGCTGTCGTTGCGGGTGCACGTCAACGGTCGTACGGCGTCGGCCAGCCAGACGGTGTCCGGCGACGACGCGCCGGTCAGCGCGCTGGCCGAGCGGGCCGTCGCGGCCTGCCAGGTGCTGCCGCCGGATCCGGGCTGGCCGGGACTCACCTCGTCGGGGAAGCTGGAGCACAGCGGAAACTTCGACGAGGAGACCGGCTATGCGGCGCCGGCCGTACGCGCCGACATGGTCCGCGCGTTCATCGACGGCGCCGACGGTCTGCCGGCCGCCGGCTATTGCCAGACCAGCGCGGTCGCCCGGACCTACCTGAACACCGCCGGCCACGAGGTGAGCGCGGCGTTCAGCGAGTCCACTGTGGACGGCATCGCGCGGGCACCTCGCGAGGACGGCAGTTTCGCCGACGGCGTCGCGAAACTGACCGCCGTACGGCTGACCGACATCGACCCGGCCGCGCTGGGCGCGACCGCGGCGGCGAAGGCGCACGCGAGCGTACGTCCGGTGTCGCTGCCGCCAGGCCACTATCCGGTCGTCATCGAGCCGAGCGCCGGTGCGCAACTGCTGCAATACATCGGGTTCTTCGGCTTCAACGGGCGCGCCGTGACCGACGGGCGGTCGTTCGTACGCGTCGGCGAGGAGCAGTTCGACCCGTCGCTAACGCTGCTCGACGACCCGGTGTCGGAGGAGGCGGTCGGCCTGCCGTTCGACGCCGACGGCACGGTCAAACGCCGGATGACGCTGGTCGACGCCGGCGTGACGGCGGCTGCGGTGCACTCACGGCGTACCGCCGCCGAGGCCGGCACCGACAGCACCGGCCACGCGCTGATCGGCGGCGACCGCTTCGGCGCGGCGCCGATGCACCTGCGCGTGCCGGCTGGTCCCGCCGGCACCGTCGACGACCTGGTGTTCGAGGTCGCCGACGGCCTGCTGGTGAGCGACTTCTGGTATGTCCGCATCCTCGACCCGCGCACGCTGGTGTGCACCGGCCTGACCCGCAACGGCGTCTGGCGGATCCAGGACGGCCAGGTGACCGACGCGGTCAGCAACCTGCGCTTCACCCAGTCGTACGCGGACGCGCTGGCGCCCGGCAACCTGCTCGGCATCGGCTCGCAGCCGGTCGGCATCAACCCCAGCGGCGGCATCAACCGCATCGAGGTGCCGCCGATGCGCCTTGCATCCTGGAACTTCACCGGCGACAGCTCCGGCTGA
- a CDS encoding sigma-70 family RNA polymerase sigma factor yields the protein MTVDFEAEVEPYRRELLAHCYRMLGSVADAEDLVQETYLRAWKAYERFEGRSSVRTWLYRIATNACLTALRSRERRVLPSGLGGPADDPYATPEPADASWLEPMPDALVEDPAAIVATRDSMRLALIASLQYLPPRQRAVLLLRDVLAIPAAEVAVMLDMTVAAVKSALQRARSSLEEASPERVVEPSDASARALLATYMEAFEKADPATLEKALRADLVLEVTPSRTWFAGMSVCMPYFTDRVLLSPDACRMLPVRANGQPAAAAYYLGPDGLRHAYGIAVLTVSPDGISRITVFGDAALFAHFGLPAIYPGR from the coding sequence ATGACCGTGGACTTCGAGGCTGAGGTGGAGCCGTACCGGCGCGAGCTGTTGGCGCACTGCTATCGGATGCTCGGCTCGGTGGCTGATGCCGAGGACCTGGTGCAGGAGACCTATCTGCGCGCGTGGAAGGCGTACGAGCGGTTCGAGGGGCGATCGTCGGTGCGGACCTGGCTCTATCGGATCGCCACCAACGCCTGCCTGACCGCATTGCGGAGCCGTGAGCGGCGCGTGCTGCCGTCCGGCCTCGGTGGTCCGGCCGACGATCCGTACGCGACACCGGAGCCGGCCGACGCGTCGTGGCTGGAGCCGATGCCGGACGCGCTGGTCGAGGACCCGGCGGCGATCGTGGCGACGCGCGACAGCATGCGGCTGGCGCTGATCGCGAGCCTGCAGTATCTGCCGCCGCGCCAACGCGCGGTGCTGCTGCTGCGCGACGTGCTGGCGATCCCCGCCGCGGAGGTCGCGGTGATGCTCGACATGACTGTCGCCGCGGTCAAGAGTGCGTTGCAACGCGCGCGTTCGAGCTTGGAGGAGGCGTCGCCCGAGCGAGTCGTCGAGCCTTCCGACGCGTCGGCTCGTGCGCTGCTGGCCACTTACATGGAGGCCTTCGAGAAGGCCGATCCGGCCACCCTGGAGAAGGCGCTGCGCGCTGACCTGGTCCTGGAGGTCACCCCGTCGCGTACGTGGTTTGCCGGCATGTCCGTCTGCATGCCGTACTTCACCGACCGCGTCCTGCTCTCTCCGGACGCCTGCCGCATGCTGCCGGTGCGCGCCAACGGCCAACCGGCGGCGGCCGCGTACTACCTCGGCCCCGACGGCCTGCGCCACGCCTACGGCATCGCGGTGCTGACCGTGTCACCGGACGGCATCTCACGTATCACCGTCTTCGGCGACGCCGCGTTGTTCGCCCACTTCGGCCTGCCGGCGATCTATCCCGGCCGCTGA
- the typA gene encoding translational GTPase TypA, which produces MPTRDDLRNVAIIAHVDHGKTTLVDAMLWQSGAFRAGSAVDDRVMDSMDLEREKGITILAKNTAVRHGDLTLNIVDTPGHADFGGEVERALSMVDGVLLLVDASEGPLPQTRFVLRKTLAKKLPVILVINKVDRPDARIAEVVDETYELFLDLDADESQIDFPIVYCHAKAGKASLDRPADGQSPDSPDLEPLFDVIKKTVPPPAYDDNAPLQAHVTNLDSSPYLGRLALCRIHNGSIRKGQQAAWCRTDGSVQRVKITELLMTEALDRVQVDSAGPGDLIAIAGIPEITIGETIADPEDPRPLPVITVDEPSISMTIGTNSAPLAGQSGDKLTARLVKNRLDAELIGNVSVRVLETERPDTWEVQGRGELQLAILVEIMRREGFELTVGKPQVVTRTIDGVVHEPVERLTIDAPEEYLGVLTQLMALRKSRLEQMINHGTGWIRMEYKVPARGLIGFRTEFLTETRGTGLMHHVFDGYEPWVGELRTRPTGSLVADRRGPTTGFALANLQERGTMFVGPGTEVYEGMIVGENSRQDDMDVNPTKEKKLTNMRQSSGDVLVPLIPHRVLSLEQALEFCREDECVEVTPAAVRIRKVVLSQQDREKLRSRRNRPPR; this is translated from the coding sequence ATGCCAACTCGTGATGACCTGCGCAATGTCGCGATCATCGCGCACGTCGACCACGGCAAGACGACGCTGGTCGACGCGATGCTCTGGCAGTCCGGCGCGTTCCGCGCCGGCTCCGCGGTCGACGACCGGGTGATGGACTCGATGGACCTGGAGCGGGAAAAGGGCATCACGATCCTGGCCAAGAACACCGCGGTCAGACACGGCGACCTGACGCTCAACATCGTCGACACGCCTGGCCACGCCGACTTCGGCGGTGAGGTCGAGCGCGCGCTGTCCATGGTCGACGGCGTGCTGCTGCTGGTCGACGCCAGCGAGGGCCCGCTGCCGCAGACCCGGTTCGTGCTGCGCAAGACGCTGGCCAAGAAGCTGCCGGTGATCCTGGTGATCAACAAGGTCGACCGGCCGGACGCGCGGATCGCCGAGGTCGTCGACGAGACGTACGAGCTGTTCCTGGACCTGGACGCGGACGAGTCGCAGATCGACTTCCCGATCGTCTACTGCCACGCCAAGGCCGGCAAGGCCTCGCTCGACCGGCCGGCCGACGGCCAGAGCCCCGACTCGCCCGACCTCGAGCCGCTCTTCGACGTCATCAAGAAGACCGTGCCGCCGCCAGCGTACGACGACAACGCGCCGCTGCAGGCGCACGTCACCAACCTCGACTCCTCGCCGTATCTGGGCCGCCTGGCGCTGTGCCGCATCCACAACGGCAGCATCCGCAAGGGCCAGCAGGCCGCCTGGTGCCGCACGGACGGGTCGGTGCAGCGGGTCAAGATCACCGAGCTGCTGATGACCGAGGCGCTCGACCGCGTACAGGTGGACAGCGCCGGTCCCGGTGACCTGATCGCCATCGCCGGCATCCCGGAGATCACCATCGGCGAGACCATCGCCGACCCGGAGGACCCGCGTCCGCTGCCGGTGATCACCGTCGACGAGCCGTCGATCTCGATGACGATCGGCACGAACTCGGCGCCGCTGGCCGGCCAGTCCGGCGACAAGCTCACCGCGCGGCTGGTCAAGAACCGGCTCGACGCGGAGCTGATCGGCAACGTGTCGGTGCGCGTACTGGAGACCGAGCGGCCGGACACCTGGGAGGTGCAGGGCCGCGGCGAGCTGCAGCTGGCCATCCTGGTGGAGATCATGCGCCGTGAGGGTTTCGAGCTGACGGTCGGAAAACCGCAGGTCGTCACGCGTACGATCGACGGCGTCGTGCACGAGCCGGTGGAGCGGCTGACCATCGACGCACCGGAGGAATACCTCGGCGTGCTGACCCAGCTGATGGCGCTGCGCAAGTCGCGGCTGGAGCAGATGATCAACCACGGCACCGGCTGGATCCGGATGGAATACAAGGTGCCCGCGCGTGGCCTGATCGGCTTCCGCACCGAGTTCCTCACCGAGACGCGCGGCACCGGCCTGATGCACCACGTCTTCGACGGCTACGAGCCGTGGGTCGGTGAGCTGCGGACCCGGCCGACCGGCTCGCTGGTCGCCGACCGGCGCGGCCCGACCACCGGCTTCGCGCTGGCCAACCTGCAGGAACGCGGCACGATGTTCGTCGGACCCGGCACCGAGGTGTACGAAGGCATGATCGTCGGGGAGAACTCCCGCCAGGACGACATGGATGTCAACCCCACCAAGGAAAAGAAGCTGACCAACATGCGGCAGTCCTCCGGTGACGTGCTGGTGCCGCTGATCCCGCACCGCGTGCTTTCGCTGGAACAGGCGCTGGAGTTCTGCCGCGAGGACGAGTGCGTCGAGGTCACGCCCGCCGCCGTACGCATCCGCAAGGTCGTGCTTTCCCAGCAGGACCGGGAAAAGCTGCGCAGTCGCCGCAACCGCCCGCCGCGATAG
- a CDS encoding cytochrome P450: MTTAESLPQLPFQQDHILQVPPDYLRLLRDERPITRIRSAVGDEVWLATRYADVRALLADPRLGRSHPEPENAPRFTGSVFLGGPEGSYDTEKQEHTRLRRVLTPSFSARRMTALRPRVRGLANELLDQIEAEGPPADLHERLAFTLPVLVICELLGVPAGERARFRTWSTKMASLTDVNLAVEAYVEFAAYMRQLVEVKRAEPAEDVISDLIAADEQWHFGIDEITRLSVALLFAGHETTMTRIDLGTVLLLSNPDQMAALRADESLVRGAVEEILRMTMGGQTGVPRYAHEDIEIGGVTIRAGDGVVLNTDVSSRDERVFAEPDRFDITRAAGTPHLAFGHGAHFCIGASLARIELQEVFSLLLRRFPSLRLAVPVSELRPRTGTITAGLRELPVAW; encoded by the coding sequence GTGACGACTGCCGAGAGCCTGCCCCAGCTGCCGTTCCAGCAGGACCACATCCTGCAGGTGCCGCCGGACTATCTCCGCCTGCTGCGCGACGAGCGGCCGATCACCCGGATCCGGTCGGCCGTCGGCGACGAGGTCTGGCTGGCCACCCGCTATGCGGACGTACGCGCGCTGCTCGCCGACCCGCGGCTCGGCCGGTCGCATCCGGAGCCGGAGAATGCGCCGCGGTTCACCGGCTCGGTGTTTCTCGGCGGCCCGGAAGGCAGCTATGACACCGAAAAACAGGAGCACACGCGGTTGCGCAGAGTGCTGACGCCGTCGTTTTCGGCGCGCCGGATGACCGCGTTGCGACCACGCGTACGCGGCCTCGCCAACGAGCTGCTGGACCAGATCGAGGCCGAGGGACCACCGGCCGACCTGCACGAGCGGCTGGCCTTCACGTTGCCGGTGCTGGTGATCTGCGAGCTGCTCGGCGTGCCGGCCGGCGAGCGCGCGCGGTTTCGTACCTGGTCGACGAAAATGGCCAGCCTCACCGACGTGAACCTGGCCGTCGAGGCGTACGTGGAGTTCGCCGCGTACATGCGCCAACTGGTCGAGGTCAAGCGCGCGGAGCCGGCCGAGGACGTGATCAGCGACCTGATCGCCGCCGACGAGCAGTGGCATTTCGGCATCGACGAGATCACCCGCCTGTCGGTCGCGCTGCTGTTCGCCGGCCACGAGACGACGATGACGCGGATCGATCTGGGCACGGTGCTGCTGCTGAGCAACCCCGACCAGATGGCGGCGCTGCGCGCGGACGAGTCGCTGGTGCGGGGTGCCGTCGAGGAGATCCTGCGGATGACGATGGGTGGCCAGACCGGCGTACCGCGCTATGCGCACGAGGACATCGAGATCGGCGGCGTGACGATCAGGGCCGGCGACGGCGTCGTCCTCAACACCGACGTGTCCAGCCGCGACGAGCGCGTCTTCGCCGAGCCGGACCGCTTCGACATCACCCGCGCGGCCGGCACCCCGCACCTGGCCTTCGGCCACGGCGCACATTTCTGCATCGGCGCCAGTCTGGCGCGTATCGAGCTGCAGGAGGTTTTTTCGTTGCTGTTGCGGCGATTCCCGTCGCTGCGGCTGGCCGTACCGGTGAGTGAGCTGCGGCCGCGGACCGGGACGATCACCGCCGGTTTGCGGGAGCTTCCGGTTGCCTGGTAG
- a CDS encoding RNA polymerase sigma factor, which translates to MAEAVASSSAEAEQELDFDDFYAANFRPVAVQLYAYFGDMGDAHDVTQEAFTRAWQRWSTVRGYGNPVAWVRTVAWRLAISRWRRVKTAMRHLASQREEHEPAVDGLRVDLVRALRTLPDNQRKAVVQHYLGGMSVAEIAGDSGVAEGTVKSWLSRARTALAQELTEREGVADA; encoded by the coding sequence GTGGCCGAAGCGGTCGCGTCCTCGTCGGCCGAGGCCGAGCAGGAGCTGGACTTCGACGACTTCTACGCGGCCAACTTCCGCCCGGTCGCGGTGCAGCTGTACGCGTACTTCGGCGACATGGGTGACGCGCACGACGTGACGCAGGAGGCGTTCACCCGTGCCTGGCAGCGCTGGTCGACGGTCCGCGGCTACGGCAACCCGGTCGCCTGGGTCCGTACGGTCGCCTGGCGGCTGGCGATCAGCCGCTGGCGGCGCGTCAAAACGGCGATGCGCCACCTGGCCAGCCAGCGTGAGGAGCACGAGCCGGCGGTCGACGGTCTGCGGGTCGACCTGGTACGCGCGTTGCGTACGCTGCCGGACAACCAGCGCAAGGCGGTCGTGCAGCACTACCTCGGCGGCATGTCGGTGGCCGAGATCGCCGGCGACAGCGGCGTGGCCGAAGGCACCGTCAAGTCGTGGCTGTCCCGTGCGCGTACGGCGTTGGCGCAGGAGCTGACCGAGCGGGAGGGGGTGGCCGATGCCTGA